From the Hoplias malabaricus isolate fHopMal1 chromosome 13, fHopMal1.hap1, whole genome shotgun sequence genome, the window atgaaagaaatgaaaccatgtgacttTACGTATCCCTGGAGATGGACTGGAGGTCGCTGACGCGTGGTGCTTTCCGGCGCGGCTTCCTGGAGCACTGCAGATGCGGGCCTAGTAGCGCTGCAGTCGCTACCATTCCTTTTCTCCCTCGCTGAGACACGGCGAGCCCTCCTtcggagctggtggcgttctggAATTCTCCATCGCTTATCGGCCACCTTGTGAGAGACACATCCATGCAGGTATCACCTGGGCCTCATCTTATAacgtcattctgagggtgcgtgtggcCGTCTtctgcctgcgtgggtttccgcccacagtccaaaaacacacgttgttaggtggattggtgactcaagtgtccgaaggtgtgaatgtgagtgtgtcgccctgtgaaggactggcgctccctccagggtgtgttcccaccttgtgcccagggaTTCCgagtaagctctggacccaccgtgaccctgaattggataagggttacagacaatgaatgaatgacaaatccTCTGGggtttctggtttcctcccacagtccaaaaatatggAATTTAGGTGAACTgacttctctaataactgtcctgttgtgtgagtgaatgagtgtgtatgtgaaagaatgtctgtttgtgtgagtatattatgtgcccagatatggatcggcgatctgtcctgggtgaaaccctagtgcccgatgcagtcctccaggagTACGctgtgcgtttggctgctgcttctctccagtgtgtgtgtgtggattgaatgttgagtgttgattgtaaagcgtccttgggtttctagaaaagcactatataagtgtaatgttaaataaaacacatttagatgcaTATTTGGGGCTCCTCATCCTGGCTGGGGTCTAATAAGTCAAAGGATGAATCAACAGCCAGTCTTTCAAAAGTGATAAAAtggtgaaaaattaaaaaaaaagttgtatattttatgtaaaatgagtgaattatCCTAACTGAACCATTACCTGTTAGAGGTAAGGAACACCACTGCACTAAATATTGATCGAATAATTAGTAATGGAGTTAGTAATGACATTCACACTGCTGGTTAGGATTTTTTTGGTTTCACACATCTTTTGGATAATTAAACATGCACCGGGTCAAATTGACACGCGAACATCATTGCTGTTCCTGAAAAACGAacataacaggagggttaattgtggttattaattataaattattgttattattttagatAACACTAATTTGGCATAAATTTGGATACTATTCATGCTAGAATGTAGTTTTTttgtcaggattttcagactttatGGACAAACTCTGCatagtattatttcaaataaaagaatactttattaaaaagaataattatgctatgtttatcaactgATTATTATCAAAATCTCAAACAGGCTCAATGCAGCCCTTATTATGattttaataattggctaggccatatgacttgtgactaatgtgttgctaaatgaagtttaactaatgattaatatgtaaatttatcaagagacctaattagacatcagcttgtgaaaattatatttttatgagcTTACTCTTTGCGCAGGTCGATCAACCGCTGGGTACACCGTTGCAGTGGCAGCAGAGACTCCAAGCCAGGTTCTCTCCGTGGGAGCTGCTGAGGCTGGGCTCGCTAAGGAGTTGTGACACATGGAGGTCAAGCCGCTTCAGGCGCCCTCAGAGCATTGTGACATCAGTTGAAGAATTTCCTCTGGTTGGGAGTCCCCGAAAGGGGGCATCGAAAGAGGCTCTCGTCTCGAATTTTCAGAAGTTATTAGAAGTTTTTGTCTTAAAGTCAGTTTATAAAATTCATACAAAATTTCACTAATCTCAGAGGtggtatcttattctggccaaaaaataagtttcacctgctttcaTCAGCCGTAAAAATGAGGCTTTGACTGGgcaataaagaaaacaactaacaaacaaaataaattgagGCTGGTGCTGACGGAGTTATTTCTAAAAGTTTAAATATCTGAATCACTCACTAAATTACGTGATGTGAAAACTGACCAAAGCATCCCCTGGTTCAGTTTTAAGATCTCAGAGTCTCTCTAGCGattctttttgttcttttccATTTTGTGTTTCTGGCAGCTCAGCTTCTCGATTTTTCTGTGACTCTGACCCTGGCACACTCCATTTCGGCCGTACCTCTTTTTTCTATGTGGCGCCGTTACGCCCACTTGGGAGGTAGCCAttctctgattggctactgGGCCTGGGAAAGTACACGTGACCGTCTCAATTTTCCCAGAGAAACACAATATGCTTAATGCTGCTTGGGCAAATAAAACATCCTTGAATTAATACGGTGTATatacttgttttgttttttatttatttatttatttatttttggacagCGATAAAAGAGGGAGCGGGATAGAGAACAGGTTGCTCTCGGTGACATATGATTtcccaaatgtccacttggaggcactgttggtccatgctgttcaaCTGGGTTGAACTCAGGGGCCATCTGCTGATCGGCCTGTAAGATTAAGTCTGAGAATAAGAGTGATAAATGCTCCAGGGGGTCTTGGGTCTCCCCACGTGGTAAGTTTATGATTCAGTTCCCAGGCTCTGGTGAGTTATTTTTTGGGTCTAATGGCGTTTCTTGTCGTCATAAAATTTGAAGAAAACCACTGTGTTATTATGGACCCTTCTGTGTTAGTCTCAGGGTCACTGGAAAGGGTTCTGCTTGGCCTTCTGGCTATCAAACATACTATGTGGGTGTGTGCGGGGGTCCCCACATCTCACTGCTATGGAATGTAAGGTTTTGAAGAAAGACAGTTGAAGGCTGAAACTTAAGATTTCTCCATTTCTTGATTTAGATCCAGAGTCTGAAAAAGGCTCTGCATACCTGGGCCTTCCTCCACTTAATTCCCCCCATTTTTCAGTTTTGTGGTCCAGTAGGGAACATGGAGCTGAAAAAAGAATTGCTGTAGATggaggtgagatcagcaagcacattcaaatacattttcaaagctAATGTCTTCCTATCAGTGTGTGGGTGCATATTAAGTGCTGTGGTTTGTGTAATGAAGGAATTCTAATTACTTATGGGTAtatcttgttcaaacgcaaacTCGAGGGCTGGTTCTTTGACATTGCCCTctgcttcatatctaaaacttgggggcccacctctctgggctctcttatgtctaacaaACTTAAACATTTTATCAGACCAattttctaacctgctctgtagGGCTCACGTGCATTTGAAATAGAACCCATCTATagcaaaggtcaaaagatatcctaatcctaccagtgcAACTAGGAAGGTGTCTGGAGTGGACCAGGCATAGATGACAGGCTGTACTGACCAGaggggttgagacgatagtTCTTTAAGGGTGTTATCAATAGGGGTTAGGTCAATgtcttgggttccctcatattctaggtgAGTCAGTGATTGGGCATCTAGcttgatggtgtgtttggagaagacaTCAGAGATTTCTATGTcactctcatattggtcagggttcagatgatacagggccaggtctcccaCATGTAGGATTGCGTTTGCAGGGATGTCTAGCCAGAAAGTCTGGCTAGGCAggggtaccctttctgaggtgtcatgttgatcataggttagtagggcctttCTAAAGGGGGTGTCAACTAACCAATGgtttccaacaatctcagcttgggtactggttaccaaacttCGGGGTTTGACGACCACCAGGCactgagtattactcatcataggcttaaggccacagatcccattcaCGCTGTCACAaataaaaggtttgctagggcacaagtagtggatgtctttggtgagtgtgcacataagcaaattagCATACCCAAATGATAAAATTAGGGTTATCATTTGGGTATGCTACAAGAGGTGTTGCCTTTACTCGAACAAACTGTTTTAAACCTGAATCCTGCCAGAACCCAACGTtaacaacatctttcaaacagtagatgttttcaggcgccattatggtagggttaataatgaatgctaattctctgtCTTGGGGAttgacataaattgggatggcgctacctaaggtgtAAGCTAGGTGGGCCTGAAGATCAGTGACTACTTCTCGAGTGGCTGTAGACAGAATCAATTGTTTGCaggtgttgttgctgcttgtttaaCTGGGCTTTAATTTTTGGAATTTCAACctgcaattcccctacttgatgTTTGACAGTGGCTAAGTTGACAGCCGTTGACGGCAGACGTTCCAAGGCTCaatagtgatcccacagttgcagctgccattagcaatcccCCTATGAAACATTTAGGTCGTTTATCTAAACCACTTAATTCAGATTACTGTAAACATTTGTAGCTGGTGGAGCATATGAGTTACGTCAGCTTCTGCATgactgatagcttcctcagtccatctagctccattccggccagtttGCAAAGCAGTTATaggtaagtttttttttgtttgttttttttacatgctTTGGTGGGATTCAACCATACAAATACCCTCTGGGTATGTAGGCGACAGTTAGTGATTAGCGAtcctggctggtctttcagtattattctggagtcaggacccggttcaatcaATTCAGGAAGTATGATGGTTCCTAGGGAGCTGatgatcaggagaatgagcagcggggccatcctaccgggaCGAATAACTTTTCAAAATCATTAatgatgagggactagggtcttgcagcctgagtgtcctcagtctggctagaagcttgttgcctgctcaagagtgagaggaagaggggAAGAGATATAGAAGAACTAAGGTTGGGAGTAGAAGGCTGTAGCTGGTTGTTAACCAACACACTTCTTGCATTTGGTTCTATTGTTTATGACCTAACACAAACGTTAGTGTCCCCTACAGGTCCCATGGGGGTTTTGTGTGGCCTGATTTGGTTGTGGTCGACCCATTTGAGATTGGCACTGCCCTGACATTTGTTGATTTTGATCTGGTacacaacgggggacagtttgtcagTAATCTCATAAGGAATTTACCATTGGGGTAGGAATTTGTGGACCAAATCCCCCCTTTTTTCTCAACCTTCCAAAAGGtaggacaaagatgtagtaccacgCCTATTTCCCTATTAGTTCATCATGGGATGCCTTGTGATCATAGTAcactttgcgaccttctgcacttttttccagtttctgctgggcaaaagTGGCTTTGAGGTATTTCTGCaaatcctccatatactgattagtggtgtaggctactgctatgctagcttcacctggctgctATAACAGATatagaggcagagtcatctaCCCCTCATCTGtagcttgacatcccagtctcg encodes:
- the LOC136665163 gene encoding uncharacterized protein, which produces MLPALCTLFTALSCVSGVMVLTQKPPVLTATKGEKITMDCNVGSVNQYSTNWYKHAPGEVLRLVIKFRKTWSTPSHGPGFSLPKFTSTCSTDLDCSLIIDTVEVDQPLGTPLQWQQRLQARFSPWELLRLGSLRSCDTWRSSRFRRPQSIVTSVEEFPLVGSPRKGASKEALVSNFQKLLEVFVLNSASRFFCDSDPGTLHFGRTSFFYVAPLRPLGR